CAGCAAAAGCGCATGAACCTACAATCGCCATGGCAACTAgtctatttacagtacagtacaatgtgGGCAATAGCACATCCCACTTCCTTTTTACTCCATAAACATGGATGAAAAATATACCTCATACCAAGCTAAGTAGTCACAGCCATTTCCATAGTGTTTCTTGAGTAAAAATGGCTTTACAAAAGACttctattacattttatgaaaacTAGTTGTATAACTTTCATTTTTACACAACTTCAGACTTTTATGCCACATGTCACGCAGCATACATTTTCTGCAAGGCCATTTCAAAAGTCTACCATGCCAGCAATATATTTGGAGAGCTCACAGACAGTAGCTAAACATTAGATGTACTGCTACTGAGATGTCTCGCCAACCCAGCCTCCACATCAAGTAGGCCAGGGGAGCACAACATGCTCTAacctgtaacttttttttttttttttttttgcaactttgcTCCTTCTTTACCGCCTTCTGTCCGTCCATCTTTCTATTTGTCCCTCCCCTCCTGCCATCTGGTGAGATCAGAAGAGTTACCTACAGACCATCTGTTGCATCCACCTGGAGAGACTTAAACACAAAACGCCTATtgtggacacatacacacacaaaaagaaataaagaggtACCCACTTCTTGTTAACTCACCCAGATTTCAGCCATGGAGGAATCCATCATACAACCTCAGTGCTAACTACATGTTAGTGATGGAAATGACTTCTGCTGAGCGCCTGGTGAACTCCAAAACACCAGAGCCAATAAGTGTATGTCCCAGTCCTTCTCTCCTGTGCCTGTGACTCTGACTGACTCTGtcatacacactcacaccgCGGCACATGCTCAAGTGTTTCTCGAAACTCTGGCTTTTGTTCCACTCTGTCTGGTCTGTGAAAATGACTTCAGTGGGGCTGAGTGCCTGCCCAAATTCCTCCCACTACAGGGTTCAGTTCACAAAGCTGCGCAGACTGAGCAGGACTGACAGCTAGGACAGCctctgggggtggggggaaaacccatacccatacacacacacacacacacacgcacgcacgcacacacacactgcagtccCATTTCTGTCTCTGGCACACATATGCCAGTGTAACTTTATCTATTGATGAAACCTATAGTAGAAATATCACTGTCACTCCTCCTCCCTCCGACTCTGAACAAACGTTTGTCTCCAACAGCAGTGATGGGACAAGTGTTGTGACTGACAGGCAACAAGTGCTACTGTGCTCTGGCATGTGGGATGGCTCCTTTAAATGCAGCAGACGGCAGGAAAGAGTGACAACTAACAGAGATAACTGAGGAAGCCGAGAAATGTTCCAgctaagtaaaaagaaatccgCAGCAATGATTGAACTTAATTAAAATATCGTGTATCATTTATTCAGACAGTCCttacataataaataaactggAAGAGACCGCTTTAACAACACAGCCTTAGATGCGCAGTGTACACTCTAGTGACATATGTCTTAAGTTTTTAAGTAGAAGAATGACATACATGGAAAGCTAGTCCAGCCAGAGCTATTaaaatacttaagtaaatacTGCAAGCCCACGTGGAGGTTGAACTGAACAACTCACTGGTTTATTATGTGTATATCACCTAGTCAGGAGATTGAACAACATAAAGGGTTCACTTCTGTTTCAGCAACCGGTATAAATCTGTGAGACTCCATCTCATTCGTCCGATCAGACTGTTAAACCGCTGCAGACAGCAACAACCTACCAGACGCCCTCGACGTGTCTGAAGGCCAAACAAAGCCTCCGAGGGGACTCTCCAAGCGCATGGAAATCCATTTGAAATGTGTGACAGGCAGAGCTGCTGAGCTGTGAAGCCCAATTCCccctgagcccccccccccttttcacAAATACATGAACTGCAATAAAATGTCTCGGATACATCACTGTAATGGAAATGTTATGATGAGTTTTAGGAAAACTATCAGGGCTAAAAGGTCATATACACATCATTCTGATGTCTGCAACCCAGTCCACCTCACAATTACTAGTCTCTATGTAAACCTGTCGGTCTTTATGGTAAAAGGCTATAATTTTTATGTTAACCAGACTCTGACTGAGCTCTGAAAGAAAACCATCCCTTTGCAGCATCCTTACAGGGAAAAGTTACTCCTCAAACCGTAGTTTGTAAGGCTTTCACTGGAATCTCCAATGGGACAATAGGTGGAAGTTGTTCAAGTTGTTGTAATTGAATATGTATTAACCTTATGATGTTACGAGGGCACTCACCCGCTGTCCTGTAGCTCCTCAGCAGGGCTCTGGACTGTTTGTGTCACTGCAGTTTCCTCAGCTGGGATCTCCACTGGTTTTTCCACTTGCTCCTCTGGAAGCTCACAAATCAGCTCCTTCTCCggttcttctgttgttgtctttgatgGTTCTGGTTCTTTATTCTCCGTTGGTTCTGGCAACTCCACTTCATATTTTGTTGGTTCAGGGAGCTCTTTTGTGCTTTTCGTTGGTTCCTGTAGCTTAGTTAGCTCCTTCTCTATTTCTGAGAAAGTCACTGGCTCCCTTTTTGGTTCTGAGAGCTCTTCTGGCagctcttcttctttcttggtTGGTTCTAAACGCTctactttctttgtttcttctgGGAACTCTactgtctgctgtgtttgttcTGGGAGCTCTATTATCTTTTTCAAAGGTTCAGGAAGATCCACTGGCTTCTTCACAAGATTCAGAGgtgggatctctgttttcttcgcTGCTGCTCGCTCCGGTGGTGCGATCTCCTCCAGTCTCAGAGGAGCAGCTATCTCCTCAGTCGGAGTAAGAAATTCTAGTTGGGGAGACTCCAGAGATGGGAGGGGTCTGGGAAAACAATGCAAAAGAAGAGGGAGTTTTAGTTTATAGCATATGCACAAGGAATGACTGACACATGACaaatgtgtgtccttgtgtgttgtGAGGAcgctttctgtgtgtgtgtgtgtgtgtgtgtgtgtgtgtgtgtgtgtgtgtgtgtgtgtgtgtgtgtgtgtgtggaagcactgtaggtgcatgtgtgtgtttatgctgttGTTTCATTGTGTTGAGCAGTGTGAGAAAAGGTTCATTCTTGCGCTGGAGAGTAGGGGCGATGTCACAGCTGATGTCATCctttgaatataaaaggctgCATTACTTCCACAAGACTTCAACCGGCACATTCATCTGACCCAAGCTCGAATCACAGACAAAGTGCAGCTCTGTGTTTACCTCCTCGTTCATATTCATTGTCCCGCTGCTCTCTGATATATCACTCTTGACAAGTCCTGTACATGGTGTTACTGGAatgccaaaataataataataataactgcaGCAATCTATGAAGAGGCCTACTAAACAACTGATATATTATCTGAACCTCACagttttacaacaaaaataaatattgacatttgtccaccacaagggaagtttggggtcccctgctggagctgctgcccccgcgacccgataccgcataagcggtcgaagatggatggatggatggatggacatttGTCCACCTTATTAATTCTTAATTATGTAGGTGTAGTTTTGATTGTTGTGGCTGGTGGCACAAACTACATATGTGCCTTTCCTTCTGTGTACTGGAGCAGACATGTAATGCTCACATGCTACTTTGTGTAACAGATTGAGGGGAAGCCCATGCTGACCTCCACAGACCTTTTTAGACATTAGTTACATGAACTTTAACTTTTCATTAACATAGTTTTATTAGCGTGAAGTCTCATGTGTACTTCTCTAATCTGGTTTCTTAAAGGGATATTATTTttctcacgcacgcacgcgcacgtacgcgtgcgcacacacacacacacacacacacacacacacacacacacacacacacacacacacacacttgtgtttaCCTTGATGTCTCTTGTTTACTCTGAGATTGGGATGCAGCTTCTTTTAGAGCTTGTATCCAGTTTGTATCTGGTTCTTGAGCTGGAAGTCCAGGAGCCGGACTCTCTGACACATCGGCAGCCTCCGTGTTCACAATCACTTGTTCAACAGAAGCTTTTTCAGGTGATATTCCTTCTCGGTGGGAATCGGCAACAATGAGGTTAACCGCGGTATCGTCTCGGGACTTTGACAAAGACACCTGATCATGTGGCTTCTCTGACTGGCTAGGGGCTGCAGGTGGAGTTGATGCACAATCATCCGGGCACTTTGACAAAACAACAGATGGGCCTGTGGTAATAGGACTGGTTTTATCTTTTATATCATTGTCATTTTCTGTTGCCTTAGAAAGACCAGTTGGATTTATGACCTTCTGTTTAGTcattgctttattgtttaatgCTTTTATCTCACTTTGTCCTTTCCCCTGGCTGCTAGCTTCCCCTTCTTCCAAAGGTGCTTTATCTGCCTTTGTGATCTCCTCTACATCAGGGCCTTTTATGGGTGTTTGTACTACCGGGCTGCTTTGTGTGGTTGAGGTTTTATTGAAGCTTTGTAGCTTGAGAGGCCTGCACACTGTATCCTGAATTTCACACTCCTCAGTTTGACTACTGTTGCTTTTCACAGCCGTGGCAGCACTGAAATCATTTTCCACAGTTTCGGGTTGCCCAACCAGAGTACTGAATATCTTTGTGTGAATTTCTTCAGCCTGGTTTGTACTTGGAGTAACTGCCAAATGATTGGCATGACTATCTCTGCTGACCTTTGAGGAAACAGAGATCTGGGAAGGTGAAGTCTCATGTTCCTGTGATGCAAACTCAAAAGATACAGCAGTGTTCTTCAAGGTCTCAGGATTTCCATGTTGGTCTTGACAGGCGGCTGATAGATTGCCTTTTTCATGGCTTTTACCAACCGGATCATTCACAAATTCAGTGTCTGTAATTGACCCAACTACCCCTAAGGCAGGGCTTTTATTCTCATCCAACCACTGTCTTGTCTCATCTACATAACAGCCAGTTGTTACACTCCCTATTTCAGCCAGGGCATTTCTCTCAGCAACCCTTCTACTCTTATTTAAATCACTGGCAAGGTGAAACCGCCCTGCTTGTTTTCCCTCTCCATCACCGATCACTCGTACGTTGCCACTGCTGTCATCCCCTGTCAACTCATCACTCCCCACAGAGCCGTCTGTGCCCTCTGCTACCCCTTTCACACTTGGAACCAGTGCTTGGGTCTGCCTGACCTGACTGTTGGTCTTTTCTCCCCCCTCTAGACAGCCATCTGACAATTCCTGTGTGGGATGTCTGGATCCCAGACACTGTAGGTAGTACAGACACCGCTGCTGTTGCTCCTGTTGCTGAGCAAAATAGTTGGGCTCTGGTGTGGACTGTGACTGGCCAAGACCTGCATTCAAATCTGGTGCTATGTCCTTGTCGGAGCTGCTTTCCAGTGTTGCTGTCAGAGTTTGGCGCAAACTCTGGTCATAAACAGTTTGAGGGTAACTACCAGAATCTACCTCAGCATTAAACATGTcctgagaggagaaagaagtCTTGCTTTGTCTTTCAGATGCAATGCCACTCTTCCTTTCTACTTCCTCCTTTATATCACTTATTGGTGATTCAGTCTTGTACGctttatgtttatgttgtggCTGCAGGTCTCCAATTTCCTCTCCAGCCTCTTTATCTCTCCCATTACTCTGTTGTGgtgctgtgtctgtctttccttTCTGCATCTTACTGCTGTCTGCTGTTTCCCTTTGATTATCCATTGTTGCTtcttcaacttttttcttttcctctgcaaACACCGTGGATGTCTCATCTCCCATTTTCTCTGTCATGTTGTCTTGTTTAATTCCATCATAATCCTTAATGGATGCTTCACAAATAACAGGTTTGATGCCAACAGGGCGTGGCTCAGAGTGGGATAGAGAAATTACATTATCAGACCCACCTTTTACCAGTACACCCACTGCACCAGGGGGGTGAGGAGGAGACAGATTTTCCTCTTGTGAAAACGGAACATTTAAATTGTTAAGGACTGAAAACTCAAATTCAACGACAGTCTCCTTAACGTCATTTCTATCCTCCAGTTTTGGACAAGTCTTATCTGCTTTGATGTTGACATCACTGTACTCCAGATCATGTGCTAAAGACATTTGTGTAATTTCTCTGCTCTTGTTGCCATCCACCTCTCCAGAGACTTTGGTGCGGTCACAATCAGCGCTGGCGTAATCGGTCTGCACAGGAAGAGAGATATCACAGTCTGCAATGAACTCCAAGTGACTCAACATTGGACCAGGAGGCCGCAGCACAAAAGAAGAATTACCGGCAAACTGCTCGATAACAGGAATTGACTGGTCAGAGGCTGTCACTTCTGAAGTCGCAGATTCATCCTTTGTCAGAATAGCAGAGCAAATTATGGGCTCCGACCCCTCACTGGCTTTCATGGGATCTGTAGTAACCAGTTCACGAGGAGGTGTTTGATCTAATTGGGTGGGAGGCTGAGAACTGGGGTGACAAGGCTTTGTCTGAAGAGAGTCTGTGCAGATCACAGTTTCGGCTGTTGAACTGGGGTCAAGGTCCGTAGAGAGCTGACCAACAGGTAACTCAGTGGAGACATTACTTAAAGGCGTGCAGGTAACATCATCAGCTGGAAGCACAGAACATGAGGAGAGAGGATGTAGGTTACCTTCAGCAGCATCCGATATTAAAGGGGACTCCTGGGGCTGGCCAGCCTTGACTAAGGCTTTAGACGAATCATGTAACTTATCTATCTCTTTCTCAGTTGACAAACACAGGGTTACACCCTCCTTCTCTGTTTCTGCCTCTATTTGCTTTGTCACCTTTGCTGACACCTGTTCAACTGTTGGATGATCAGCCTCAGAGTCTGCACTTTCTGCCGTTTGTATAACGTCACCAGCCTGATTCTTCTCAGTAGGACATGGAAGCTGTTTTGAGCAGGCCTCAGTCGCTGACTGTAAATCCACTGTGTTAGTCTCCAAGTTGTTGTCACCTGACTGATCTATGTTACTGTTCTCCTTGATATCTTTTGTCCCCATATTTCCTTTATTCAACTGGACATTGTTCTGTGGCTTCGGGGAGTCGGCTGAGCTCCGTATTGCTAATTCATCCTTAGCAGGAGTTGTATCTGCGGGGATTTCTGGCTGTTTCAAGCTGAGAAATTCTGGGAAGATGTAGCTGGCCTCAACCACAGGATGGTGCAAACTCTCATGTACAGTCAGCGGAGGCAAAGAGGCGCAGTCCATCGCTGACACCGACATGTTCCTGAGATCCACAGAGTAACTGCTTTCTTGTTTCACAGTGTCCGCAAAGTGAACTCTGTTGTTGCTTCTGCTTCTGTTACATACGTACACATCCACTCCAGACATAGCACCACTATTGCTCTGTTTCTGGACTTGAAACTCTGCGTCTGCACTTACGGCTGTGCTGGTTTCTGTTGTGCTACTTTTAGGCTGGACCTGTTGAATGTTGCTCGCTTGTCGCTCGACTGAGGTTTGTTGAGAAGTAGTCAGTAGCTGTGGTGAGATTAAAGACAGCAAGATTTGACCgttatttctctctgtctctgggaGGGATGATTCCCCACAAATATGTCCCAAAGACAATGCTTCTTCTGAAATTAAATTCTGTTTGAGATCAGCCCTTACCCCTTTGTTTGTCTTGCTGGAGCTCTGTTCACGGTTAGTGGGGAGAGGTGAGATGGCTGCGCCATGCTGTTCTTGGCAGGGTTGAGATAGACGGTCCTGTTCAGTGCAGATGCTCTCAGGGATGGTAGCAATCGGCTCAGTCCAGCTCTGTGACTTCAGCTGTGACTCTGCAACATCGGTGGGCGGACGCGTCTCTGTCGCGGCTGATGACACCCCACTAGCTGAGCCTTCTGGCTGGCTGAATGAACTGTGCTCAGCAGCCAGCCGTCCTTTCTCTCCCACCTCCCCTTCTCCTCCCCCTCGTCCTGCTTCCTCCAATCCCACAGCACTGTAATCCTGACAATCAGGACTAGTGAGTAACCCAAAGGGAGAAGTATTGATACAGGCTTCTAACCGGAGTGGctccttttctttgtctccctcttCAGCTGGTGAGACCCCGGTGTCTGCACTGCGAAGGCTTGTTTCTCCCGGTCCCTTCATTTCTGTCTCAGCAGAGTTGTGTGGcattttgctgctgcagcttTCCTCAGATGAAGCCTGTCCCTTTTTGGCTAAAAATGCAATTGAGCATTTTCCCTGTGAACAGATTAATGCAAGCGGAGGAAGGCTGTCCAGGAgtccttctttctctttgtctgcaGAGCTGAGGCACTTTCCTGTACCCCCTAAATCTTTCTCTCCAACTGCTTTCTCACTCTCTGCGACTGCTACAGCAGCTACTCTCTCCAATGATTCACGCCTCgtgctttctccctctcccttgcTTTCTATCAGTTCTGGCATCGTGGGTGTTGCCAGTGGCAACGCAGCAACCACCACTAAAGGCTCTTCAAGGGCACTATCCACGCTGCTCTCTCCCACACATGTCCAGCTGTTGGAGAGTGGGCTGGGATTCTCCTGTGTGAGTATCACTGCTTCTGAGGTAACTATAGTTAactcatgtgtttgtgcatctgaTCTCTTATCAGCAGAGGCAGCTGGATTGATAACTGTAGTTTGGACATGTGTCATGCTTGTTTGTTGGTTATCTGTAACACCTCCGGTTACATGTTGCTTCGGCTGTGGGATTTCATCTGATCTTTGATTTATGCGACGTGGGGCATCTATAGGGTTGTGGTTATCTGACAGATGAGGCCTCTGTGAAAGAGCCTGGTTGGACGCAGGTGAACAGGCAGTAAGATGATCCTGCCTGCTATGAGAGGATGATAGTGGGGGGCTGGGGCCGGGCTTTCCCCCGGGACTCAGCTGTTGCTTTGAGGCAAACCCATTATCAGGCTGTTCCCCACAAATCACAGCCAGAGCTGCCAGTGACACCAATTCTGCATTTTCTGTTGAATCTATATGATTTCCTGCATTTATGAGAGACACAGCCTGTAATTCATTTTCAGGTTGTACTACTGCCATTGCCTTTTGTCCAGTCTCTGTGTTCTTCTCttctatctttttctttctcctttgtttctttttgtctttcttctttgaCGTTTTGTCCTGCCCGGCGTGTTTGGCACATGGAGAACTCGTCATGTCTGACAATGCATCTTTATCCTTTAAATGAAGAGTACTGCACTCTGATGTCTCATCAACTGATTGATCTTTCTTTCCCGTTTTAACTATACAAACGGTAATACTGGACTCGTCacgcttttctttctttatgtctACAATCTCTGTTATTGCCTCTGTGTCTTTCTGCCTAATTAGTGCATTACAATCTAGAGTGCCATTTTCCTCGATGCCTGCTTTAGAATCGACATGTTCCTCTCTGGAACTGTTTCTCACGTCAGAAAATGCTACTTCTTCTTGAGTTTCCTTAAATaaatctgttgttgtttctaattgtgtatgtgtgtgtctttccttCTGCTCATttatctctgtttctttttctgcctttttttcacACTCCGTCCCTGCTGCACCGGCACTATTCTCAGTACCCAGTATGTAATTCCTAAAACTAAACACAACTGTATCTTTCTGACTGCTTTCTACTTCACTGTTTCCATGTGTACCCTTGTTTCCATGGCCCCCGTTGCTATGTCCCGGCTGGACTGTGATTGGAGGCAGTGAAGATGAGTCATTGAATTTATTAACCATCCCTTCTCCAGTTTTCTTGCCTACATCATTAACCTTCCCAGGCGTGATGCTGGGGGAGCCTGTGGGATTAAGTATGCCCAGTGAGGCCATTTGTTCTTCACATTCCTGGATGGCCTGTTTGAGTTCCCGATCTAGGAGCACAGATAGGGAAGGCGTCGAGGGTCGGACACCCGTGTCAGGTGTGGCAGTGGGCCGAGGTGAAGGCTGAGCATCTGTGAGAACTGGGTTGCTGTCATGAGGCCTGAGACGAGGGTAAGGTGACACAGTTAAGAGTCTGGCAGGCAGACAGCTGGTCATTCCAAAATGCCACGAAACGCTGCTATTGGCAGAGCAGAAGCCCATGCTCAGACATTGCACTCAAtaagcacacacaacacacaactgtACTCATAATGCCTAGGCTGAGATGTATATTCTCTTACAAGAAATAATATCAGCTCTGTTTGTAAGCATATGGTTGTTAATGAACATGCAGGTCTGTTCATACACACCAAAACAGGATTTCTTCAGGCATTACGCTAGGTAGCTACTATACCATTTCCTAAGCCTAGCCTGAATTTCTAATTGTGCCAAAAGCTTAATAATgaatttttattcaaatatttaattggTTAATTATTTGTTGGAGCATTGCCTATATTTTTAATGCTAACCTTTAAAGTAGGAACCTAGTACAAGCAGCATGAATGTAACAATCCTACTAGTAGCAACTACTAATTATTGCAGTAGCATCCATATGCTGTACAATGGAAAGCACTATGAACGTCTTAGGCTGCTGTGAACTGTCATTGTGTATACTAAGCAATACTGTCTGTTCCATCATCCTGACCAGTGCAATGAATACTATATCAAATAATTCAAAAcccaaaaaatgtataaagagtATAGTAATGAGTGATTGTAATAAACCATGTCACCAGATAAACAACATTACATATCCATGCTCATGCACCAAAAATCCTGTCTCATAACGTACTATATTAGAAGAGATCAAAGCAGAGGCATTGCTCTACAAAGCACTTCATGAAGTACACATCTAGCTTGATAGTGTGAGTGCTTGCTTTAACGCCTTTAACTAACAGGCTAGCTTTGTGCCATTCAGTTGTAATTGCTGAGTCATTGCTAAACCATTAGCCAGCAGTACAGAATAATGCTGCAGGATCTTAGTCTTTAAGCCTCACAGAGTGTATAGATCCAACATCATTTATTTAGTATGTATTACTTATGTCATCAGCTGGTTTCTTGAAATCTGCTCATCATGTTAAGATgtacaataaatacatgaagTGAGAAATAACCTCAATAAAGCGTCCATGGATGTGATTGGTTAACACAGTCTCCCCATAAAGACTGACATTTCCATGTAAACACGACCTCTGCACTGACAACATGTTTCTCACTCACCTCACCAACTGCTCTCAAGCCTGTATCTAATTCACCTGGCACTCCCTACTAAAGGGTGGAGCAGCAAAAtagattaaactgttttcaGCTGGAAGGTTTTGCTATGAAACATGCTGTTGCCTGCCTTCTCTACAGTACCTGAGGTGGAATGGAGGTGCTTCTCACAGTATTGCATTTTAAGACTGCGCGTGTCCTCTTACTCTGCAGGGTTTAGCTTAAAAAGCGGGAACTTTATTTCTGCAGTTTGAGAATTTGATATACACAGTAAAAGTTTGCAAAGTACTTACCTTGGTAACAATTTACAATATAGTACACACAAATGTAAGCAGTTACAAATACTGAGAATTAATGAATTGTTAATGAGTAGTTCCTGAATAACTCTGATTTGAGGACTATAAagaatgtaatgtttatttacTGGCGAACAGACAGGGATATactttaattattataattagttTATAAATTAATTGGAATAACGACCATTTTCTGTGTTCCTGATTAACTATGAAGTAACCTCTGAGGAGCTCACACTAGTAACAACTGATTCCTAGTTACTCTTTTTGTGCACCCCCAAGTGGTACATCATATGGAATGGTTACTAAGTAGTTTCTCATAactttatgattttatttttatttattttttgtgttccCCTTATTTTTACGCATTGACATCAAGCTGGAAATTCTGGCATTTTTAGCACATGTATAAAAATGCGTTTTCTTAACTGCACTGTCCCCTTCTTAAATAAcctaaattgaattaaaacaaaaataagtataCTACTGCAATGAGTCAGCTTGTCAGAATACACTGAAGCCTCAAACAAATTAGTGCAATCAACTCCAGCTCTCAGACAAAAGCAGAATGCAAGGCAACACTAGAAACAGAACATTAAGTCAGTCTGCATATAATTCACCaaagcataaataaaaacaacctcAACTCAAGCAAAGTCCGCTAAGACAGGCAGCACCCAAACAGGCGATATCCATAACACTCCAAAATGAGTTTgaaacattcaaacactgtgTTATCCTTTGTTCCACTAAATGCTCAATA
This portion of the Etheostoma cragini isolate CJK2018 chromosome 17, CSU_Ecrag_1.0, whole genome shotgun sequence genome encodes:
- the tacc2 gene encoding uncharacterized protein tacc2 isoform X1, producing the protein MQFCRKVLCKPCSARVTSPEEDMEYKMGSCIGISHRQAEAHAESLTRRDNRALLTEASTSQQSLLSQPVLPDIPVLTGEEESGGAAQDQEELEFPHDLLPSLDFSSELNIWESSLGAQTSSGTRKCKQVDPLLVGPHHHTEVSRSSLVLNERPHDSNPVLTDAQPSPRPTATPDTGVRPSTPSLSVLLDRELKQAIQECEEQMASLGILNPTGSPSITPGKVNDVGKKTGEGMVNKFNDSSSLPPITVQPGHSNGGHGNKGTHGNSEVESSQKDTVVFSFRNYILGTENSAGAAGTECEKKAEKETEINEQKERHTHTQLETTTDLFKETQEEVAFSDVRNSSREEHVDSKAGIEENGTLDCNALIRQKDTEAITEIVDIKKEKRDESSITVCIVKTGKKDQSVDETSECSTLHLKDKDALSDMTSSPCAKHAGQDKTSKKKDKKKQRRKKKIEEKNTETGQKAMAVVQPENELQAVSLINAGNHIDSTENAELVSLAALAVICGEQPDNGFASKQQLSPGGKPGPSPPLSSSHSRQDHLTACSPASNQALSQRPHLSDNHNPIDAPRRINQRSDEIPQPKQHVTGGVTDNQQTSMTHVQTTVINPAASADKRSDAQTHELTIVTSEAVILTQENPSPLSNSWTCVGESSVDSALEEPLVVVAALPLATPTMPELIESKGEGESTRRESLERVAAVAVAESEKAVGEKDLGGTGKCLSSADKEKEGLLDSLPPLALICSQGKCSIAFLAKKGQASSEESCSSKMPHNSAETEMKGPGETSLRSADTGVSPAEEGDKEKEPLRLEACINTSPFGLLTSPDCQDYSAVGLEEAGRGGGEGEVGEKGRLAAEHSSFSQPEGSASGVSSAATETRPPTDVAESQLKSQSWTEPIATIPESICTEQDRLSQPCQEQHGAAISPLPTNREQSSSKTNKGVRADLKQNLISEEALSLGHICGESSLPETERNNGQILLSLISPQLLTTSQQTSVERQASNIQQVQPKSSTTETSTAVSADAEFQVQKQSNSGAMSGVDVYVCNRSRSNNRVHFADTVKQESSYSVDLRNMSVSAMDCASLPPLTVHESLHHPVVEASYIFPEFLSLKQPEIPADTTPAKDELAIRSSADSPKPQNNVQLNKGNMGTKDIKENSNIDQSGDNNLETNTVDLQSATEACSKQLPCPTEKNQAGDVIQTAESADSEADHPTVEQVSAKVTKQIEAETEKEGVTLCLSTEKEIDKLHDSSKALVKAGQPQESPLISDAAEGNLHPLSSCSVLPADDVTCTPLSNVSTELPVGQLSTDLDPSSTAETVICTDSLQTKPCHPSSQPPTQLDQTPPRELVTTDPMKASEGSEPIICSAILTKDESATSEVTASDQSIPVIEQFAGNSSFVLRPPGPMLSHLEFIADCDISLPVQTDYASADCDRTKVSGEVDGNKSREITQMSLAHDLEYSDVNIKADKTCPKLEDRNDVKETVVEFEFSVLNNLNVPFSQEENLSPPHPPGAVGVLVKGGSDNVISLSHSEPRPVGIKPVICEASIKDYDGIKQDNMTEKMGDETSTVFAEEKKKVEEATMDNQRETADSSKMQKGKTDTAPQQSNGRDKEAGEEIGDLQPQHKHKAYKTESPISDIKEEVERKSGIASERQSKTSFSSQDMFNAEVDSGSYPQTVYDQSLRQTLTATLESSSDKDIAPDLNAGLGQSQSTPEPNYFAQQQEQQQRCLYYLQCLGSRHPTQELSDGCLEGGEKTNSQVRQTQALVPSVKGVAEGTDGSVGSDELTGDDSSGNVRVIGDGEGKQAGRFHLASDLNKSRRVAERNALAEIGSVTTGCYVDETRQWLDENKSPALGVVGSITDTEFVNDPVGKSHEKGNLSAACQDQHGNPETLKNTAVSFEFASQEHETSPSQISVSSKVSRDSHANHLAVTPSTNQAEEIHTKIFSTLVGQPETVENDFSAATAVKSNSSQTEECEIQDTVCRPLKLQSFNKTSTTQSSPVVQTPIKGPDVEEITKADKAPLEEGEASSQGKGQSEIKALNNKAMTKQKVINPTGLSKATENDNDIKDKTSPITTGPSVVLSKCPDDCASTPPAAPSQSEKPHDQVSLSKSRDDTAVNLIVADSHREGISPEKASVEQVIVNTEAADVSESPAPGLPAQEPDTNWIQALKEAASQSQSKQETSRPLPSLESPQLEFLTPTEEIAAPLRLEEIAPPERAAAKKTEIPPLNLVKKPVDLPEPLKKIIELPEQTQQTVEFPEETKKVERLEPTKKEEELPEELSEPKREPVTFSEIEKELTKLQEPTKSTKELPEPTKYEVELPEPTENKEPEPSKTTTEEPEKELICELPEEQVEKPVEIPAEETAVTQTVQSPAEELQDSGSSLTEQAERGDRAPASSPPPTSEYHFLPALPPHLQDTTEFPSPSPTPPERHTTEALPTPPASPIFPPPPPPAPASPPVPPAYQGEDHCPASAPCHPPLRSSDSDGGFETPESTTPVKTFSPINPPTQQLTSDEKVADTSVSDPASELTSAEAPCRSPSIVFDENKPIAASGQYNIEVVGDSTSHTLTRSLSFQGGELDSAGLFDGSTVGGFRPHSESFSVGTGSAPGTLHRPKKVRPGSVKKKPLLRQSSNPDSPKPASSSSTPEIKKRAKPQSASPLQPQEEAEGGSATPSPGGTLRRSRKSRVETPPPLPEETNHTSQDESPVIPALPLCQEETPLPGSPKGLDESPIPPSTSYKWDPDNFENINPFKTGGSKIANSPVLGRKGPVCAPIVTPPESPSVSAVEPCTPAPLEEPITNPEEQPIIPKCQSVRLEFDYSEEGSEASHQASPPTKKVGKKPGKMPLRKPRLGLKKAPPVQTEQLDNYPSATHNGNEEEVPATAVSYKFEPDKWDDPNFNPFTSKKSISNSPKLSRPSYSFDTNNFDDSVDPFKSSNKMANSPPKASASFELSSNDYDNENDTDNIGELEDQNQNKPSKKKKTPIKSKSRGVSSLCCLFNTFRVKRSPKKSPTSDPSQDLTPADEAPSLHPQDDHATDEEKLASSTSHKWAALPDMDADLNCDQQDFPQPCDLTSFVNENSLPHPVQDYEIEYMEKIGSASPPLSVKKPSLYLKLDSVSDNLTKNTCDHGSEPSSPCTGSFEEMEAQITAGIKTPVLSSRSGPEGSAGDKGRKRESEALSRTQSAERDEQPPSQGPVEAPAPVLAMPPLDRLSECDDLLQYLEPDLAETNPTAFAQKLQEELVLAALRIEALQVAKNISQCPSLSTVNPQSRLKKPSSRRWNINGSPLLKHRDVSSPVESGVSMNSLYTRTTTSYIEGESPHLPRDLDHSLGIAREEIVTKEKEVMEWQRKYEDSRQEVVEMRRIVAEYEKTIAQMIGMPEDDQKEKSLSHHTIQQLIMEKDQALSDLNSVEKSLADLFRRYEKMKDVLEGFRKNEEVLKKCAQEYLSRVRKEEQRYQALKIHAEEKLDRANADIAHVRAKAMQEQAAHQASLRKEQMKVDSLERTLEQKNKEIEELTKICDELIAKMGRS